A window from Flavobacterium gyeonganense encodes these proteins:
- a CDS encoding acetyl-CoA C-acyltransferase: protein MNKRVVIVSAVRTPIGSFMGGLSTVPAPKLGAAAIKGALQKINLDPKLVDEVFMGNVIQAGVGQAPARQAALFAGLSEEVAATTVNKVCASGMKAVMFAAQAISCGDAEIVVAGGMESMSLIPHYVQMRAGNKFGPATMLDGMQKDGLTDAYDNNAMGVCADLCATEYSISREEQDAFAIQSYERSAKAWDAGKFDNEVIPVEVPQRRGEPIIFSKDEEYTNVKLDKIPSLSAVFTKDGTVTAANASTINDGAAALVLMSEEKANALGLKPLAYIKGYADAAQEPKWFTTSPAKALPKALDKAGISISDVDYFEFNEAFSVVGLANAKILNLDNDKVNVNGGAVSLGHPLGASGARIIVTLLNVLEQNNAKTGAAAICNGGGGASAIVIERA, encoded by the coding sequence ATGAACAAAAGAGTTGTTATCGTTTCTGCCGTTAGAACACCTATCGGAAGTTTCATGGGAGGTTTATCTACCGTACCCGCACCAAAATTAGGAGCCGCTGCCATAAAAGGAGCGCTCCAAAAAATTAATCTTGACCCAAAATTGGTCGATGAAGTTTTCATGGGTAATGTAATTCAGGCAGGCGTTGGACAGGCTCCGGCTCGTCAGGCAGCATTATTTGCCGGTTTGTCTGAAGAAGTTGCTGCCACAACCGTAAACAAAGTATGCGCCTCCGGAATGAAAGCTGTCATGTTCGCTGCTCAGGCAATTTCCTGCGGAGATGCTGAAATTGTAGTAGCCGGAGGAATGGAAAGCATGAGTTTGATTCCACATTACGTACAAATGCGTGCCGGAAATAAATTTGGCCCTGCAACTATGCTGGACGGAATGCAGAAGGATGGTTTGACAGATGCTTACGATAACAACGCAATGGGAGTTTGTGCTGATTTATGTGCCACTGAATACAGCATCAGCCGTGAAGAACAGGACGCTTTCGCTATTCAGTCTTATGAAAGAAGTGCAAAAGCATGGGATGCCGGAAAATTTGATAATGAAGTAATTCCAGTTGAAGTACCGCAAAGACGCGGTGAACCGATTATATTTTCAAAAGACGAAGAATACACTAATGTAAAATTGGATAAAATACCTTCGTTAAGTGCCGTTTTCACCAAAGACGGAACGGTAACTGCCGCTAATGCTTCAACAATCAATGACGGGGCTGCAGCATTAGTTTTAATGTCTGAAGAAAAAGCAAATGCATTAGGTTTAAAACCGCTTGCTTACATTAAAGGCTATGCAGATGCGGCACAGGAGCCAAAATGGTTTACTACAAGCCCTGCAAAAGCACTTCCAAAAGCTTTAGATAAAGCCGGAATTTCAATCTCAGATGTAGATTATTTTGAATTCAACGAAGCATTTTCTGTTGTTGGATTAGCCAATGCAAAAATCTTAAATCTTGATAATGATAAAGTAAATGTAAACGGTGGAGCAGTTTCTTTAGGCCATCCTCTGGGTGCTTCAGGAGCACGTATCATCGTTACACTACTAAACGTTTTAGAACAAAACAATGCCAAAACCGGAGCTGCTGCAATATGCAACGGCGGCGGCGGCGCATCTGCCATTGTTATTGAGAGAGCTTAA
- a CDS encoding C40 family peptidase, giving the protein MYGICNLAIVPVRSEASDRSEIVTQLLFGEHIEILERKNQWARIRIQFDDYEGWVDSKQYQEITKEQFNQLSKEAIILNADLIDYITAPDNLLLPIPLGASLSFLNNSEINTSNFDFEGTKTSGIKPKSAIINTAFMYLNAPYLWGGKTPFGIDCSGFTQMVYKLNGYKIHRDASQQANDGEPLSFIEESEPGDLAFFDNEEGNIIHVGIIMENNYIIHASGKVRIDRLDHLGIYNPELKKHTHNLRVIKKII; this is encoded by the coding sequence ATGTACGGAATTTGCAATTTAGCCATAGTACCAGTTCGATCTGAAGCAAGTGACAGGAGTGAAATCGTTACACAACTTTTATTTGGAGAACATATCGAAATTTTAGAACGCAAAAATCAATGGGCGCGAATCAGGATTCAGTTTGATGATTACGAAGGCTGGGTAGATTCTAAACAATATCAGGAAATTACCAAAGAACAATTTAATCAGTTAAGTAAAGAAGCCATTATCTTAAATGCCGATTTAATTGATTATATCACAGCACCGGATAATTTATTGCTTCCTATTCCGCTTGGAGCTTCATTATCGTTTTTAAACAACAGCGAAATCAATACTTCAAATTTTGATTTTGAAGGAACCAAAACGAGTGGTATAAAGCCTAAAAGCGCCATAATAAATACTGCTTTTATGTACCTGAATGCTCCTTATCTTTGGGGCGGAAAAACACCTTTTGGCATTGATTGTTCGGGCTTTACACAAATGGTTTACAAATTAAATGGTTATAAAATTCATCGCGACGCCTCTCAGCAAGCAAATGATGGTGAACCTTTAAGCTTTATTGAAGAAAGTGAACCAGGAGATCTCGCCTTTTTTGATAATGAAGAAGGAAATATCATTCATGTCGGAATCATAATGGAAAACAACTACATCATTCACGCAAGTGGAAAAGTTCGCATTGACCGCTTAGACCACTTAGGAATTTACAATCCCGAATTAAAAAAACATACGCATAACCTTAGAGTAATAAAAAAGATTATCTAG
- a CDS encoding SMI1/KNR4 family protein, translated as MTKIELSKTGFQINNITLEFPIDITILQQALGDYRYNKKKYNHTYTWDDLGIIAFSKEGNKAESLAVELEIREYDYCAKSIFTGEFIFDGQELFELYKSGKNKPVKLFKGDRSGAFILNGISVWFDKEDGKITALDISSYEEKVTIPKIHLPVDEEFKIFKPLWQEWISEINKIVSTDNDYYNITDGITEEDIKKHTILEDDITIPPALLNFYKVQNVDYDPVTSAFQFGVNNFSYDLIPFQDIKQEWESIQDLQFEEDDLPEQEEIDFDKIQTDNYANPKWIPFATGRNGDYLLFDTDPASKGKFGQIIELQNESWERNIVADSLEELIENEINNLKAGKTEHFDFIIRKES; from the coding sequence ATGACCAAAATTGAATTATCCAAAACAGGCTTTCAGATTAATAATATAACTCTTGAATTTCCAATTGACATTACAATTTTACAACAAGCTTTAGGAGATTACCGATACAACAAAAAAAAATACAATCACACTTATACCTGGGACGATCTGGGAATTATCGCTTTTTCCAAAGAAGGAAATAAAGCAGAAAGTCTTGCCGTTGAACTTGAGATTAGGGAATATGATTATTGTGCAAAAAGCATCTTTACCGGAGAATTTATTTTTGATGGTCAGGAGTTATTCGAATTATACAAATCCGGTAAAAATAAACCCGTAAAACTTTTTAAAGGTGACAGAAGCGGCGCTTTCATTCTTAACGGAATCAGTGTTTGGTTTGACAAAGAAGATGGCAAAATAACTGCTCTGGATATTTCATCATACGAAGAAAAAGTAACGATTCCCAAAATACATTTACCTGTTGATGAAGAGTTCAAAATATTTAAACCTTTATGGCAGGAATGGATTTCAGAAATCAATAAAATTGTTTCAACAGACAATGATTACTACAATATTACAGACGGAATTACCGAAGAAGACATAAAAAAACATACAATTCTTGAGGACGATATAACCATTCCTCCTGCTCTATTAAACTTCTATAAAGTTCAAAACGTAGATTATGACCCCGTAACTTCTGCTTTTCAGTTTGGCGTAAATAATTTCAGTTACGATCTTATTCCATTTCAGGATATTAAACAAGAATGGGAATCTATACAAGATTTACAATTTGAGGAAGACGATCTCCCGGAACAAGAAGAAATAGATTTCGATAAAATCCAGACTGACAACTACGCCAATCCAAAATGGATTCCTTTTGCCACAGGAAGAAACGGTGATTATTTACTCTTCGACACAGATCCGGCTTCAAAAGGAAAATTTGGACAAATAATAGAACTTCAAAATGAATCCTGGGAACGAAACATTGTCGCCGATTCATTAGAAGAATTGATTGAAAACGAAATCAATAATTTAAAAGCAGGCAAAACGGAACATTTTGATTTTATTATTAGAAAAGAGAGTTAA